The sequence below is a genomic window from Chlamydiales bacterium.
ATGGCTGCCCTGCGGGCCTCGAGATCACAGAAGCAGAGGTGAATGCAGAGCTTGCGCTGCGACGCCCTGGATATAGCCCCTACACCTCCCCGAGAAAAGAGAGTGACAGCGCCGAGATTCTCTCTGGTGTTTTTGAAGGAAGAAGCACTGGCGCGCCGATCTCGATTATTATTCATAACAGCGATGCAAGATCAGAAAGTTACGAGGCGCTGCGCGATATTCTGCGTCCAGGACATGCGAACTTCACCTATTTAAATAAGTATGGACTCTTTGACTACCGCGGCGGAGGAAGAGCTTCCGCGCGTGAGACTGCATGCAGAGTCGCAGCTGGCGCTGTTGCCAAAAAACTCATTCGTCACGCGGGGATCGAAGTTGTGGCATATATGCAGCAGCTGGCAGAGGTTCAAAGCAGATTTTCTGAAAGAGGAGTAGATAGGATCCGCGAGGAGAGCCGTAAAAGCCCTCTATTTTGTCCTGATGCCGCCGCAGCGTCTGAGATGATTGCTCTCTTGGAGCAGGTGAGGAGCGAAGGGGATTCGCTCGGAGGCGTTGTAGAGGTGCGCACCTCTTCGCTGCCAGTAGGTCTAGGAGATCCAGTTTATGAGAAGCTAGAAGCAAATCTAGCAAAAGCGATGCTCTCGCTTCCTGCAACAAAAGGGTTTGAGATGGGAGCCGGGTTCGAAGCTGCCCGGATGCGCGGCTCTGAGCACAACGATGCGTTTATCTCAGACGATCGGGGTAGCGTAAAAACCAGCAGCAACCACGCGGGGGGAACGCTCGGCGGAATCTCCACAGGGATGCCTCTCTGCTTTCGCGTCGCATTTAAACCCACCTCTAGCATCCGCCTTCCGCAGGAGACGCTAGATCTCCATGGAGATCCGCACACCCTCCAGCTGTCAGAAGGCTCCCGCCACGACCCGTGTGTCGCAATACGCGCGGTTCCCGTCGTTGAGGCGATGACTGCGCTCGTCCTCGCAGATGCACTCCTCATGAGCCGCTGCTCCCGCCTATAATTAAACTTGTGTAATAATTTTATTTTTAAGATAGAGGAGCAAAACCCTTGAGTTCAAAGTTTGATGTCCAGAAAAGCTCTGCTTCTATCATTTCTGCTTGTAGGTGCGCTTCACTCTGAAGAGGAGGTGCGCAGCCGGTGCGACCAGTTTAACATCGGCGTCGGGGTGTTCAATATTGTTAGACACCACCGCCCATGGCAGTACCAGGTCGAG
It includes:
- the aroC gene encoding chorismate synthase codes for the protein MGSNTTGLIFKITTWGESHGKAIGVVIDGCPAGLEITEAEVNAELALRRPGYSPYTSPRKESDSAEILSGVFEGRSTGAPISIIIHNSDARSESYEALRDILRPGHANFTYLNKYGLFDYRGGGRASARETACRVAAGAVAKKLIRHAGIEVVAYMQQLAEVQSRFSERGVDRIREESRKSPLFCPDAAAASEMIALLEQVRSEGDSLGGVVEVRTSSLPVGLGDPVYEKLEANLAKAMLSLPATKGFEMGAGFEAARMRGSEHNDAFISDDRGSVKTSSNHAGGTLGGISTGMPLCFRVAFKPTSSIRLPQETLDLHGDPHTLQLSEGSRHDPCVAIRAVPVVEAMTALVLADALLMSRCSRL